The Clostridiaceae bacterium HFYG-1003 genome includes a window with the following:
- the grdB gene encoding glycine reductase complex selenoprotein B yields MSKLKVVHYLNQFFAGIGGEDKADVAPQILENLPPVTQQLSKLLGEDYEVAGAVVCGDSYFNENLDTAREEVLNMINSFNPDLVICGPSFNAGRYGMASATVASDVEAKLKVKAFAAMYEENPGVDVFRKKVYIVKTSDSAAGMRKALPAVVEFAKKYVSGAELHPEADGFFSKGVRVNQFVSERGSKRAVDMLIKKMKGEEFVTEYPMPEFDRVDPNPAVKDITKAKIALVTSGGTVPFGNPDHIESSSASKYGEYDITGFDSLKKGEWETAHGGYDPTYANDVPDRVLPVDVLRDLEKEGKIGELYKYFYTTVGNGTAVASSKAFAAEFSQKLKADGVDAVILTSTUGTCTRCGATMVKEIERAGIPVVHMCTVVPISLTVGANRIIPTVAIPHPLGNPALTPEAEKALRRKLVEKALKALETEVTEQTVFED; encoded by the coding sequence ATGAGTAAACTCAAAGTAGTACACTATCTGAACCAGTTCTTTGCCGGCATCGGTGGAGAAGATAAAGCAGACGTTGCACCTCAGATTCTGGAAAATCTCCCCCCTGTAACCCAGCAGCTGTCCAAGCTGTTAGGCGAAGATTATGAAGTAGCCGGCGCAGTTGTCTGCGGAGACTCCTACTTCAATGAAAATCTTGATACAGCCAGAGAAGAAGTGCTGAACATGATCAACTCATTCAATCCGGATCTCGTGATCTGCGGACCTTCCTTCAATGCCGGACGTTATGGTATGGCTTCTGCCACCGTTGCATCCGATGTCGAAGCGAAGCTCAAGGTGAAAGCCTTTGCCGCCATGTACGAAGAAAACCCGGGTGTTGACGTATTCCGCAAGAAGGTATACATCGTTAAGACTTCTGACTCCGCTGCCGGTATGAGAAAAGCTCTTCCCGCAGTTGTAGAGTTCGCAAAGAAGTATGTTTCCGGCGCAGAACTGCACCCGGAAGCCGATGGATTCTTCTCCAAGGGAGTCCGTGTCAATCAGTTTGTTTCTGAAAGAGGTTCCAAGCGGGCCGTTGACATGCTGATTAAGAAGATGAAGGGCGAAGAGTTCGTTACCGAATATCCGATGCCTGAATTCGACCGCGTTGATCCCAATCCGGCCGTTAAGGACATCACCAAGGCGAAGATCGCTCTGGTTACCTCCGGCGGAACCGTTCCTTTTGGCAACCCGGATCACATCGAATCATCCTCCGCTTCCAAGTACGGCGAGTATGACATCACCGGATTTGACAGCCTGAAGAAGGGTGAATGGGAAACCGCTCACGGCGGATACGACCCGACCTACGCCAATGACGTTCCAGACCGCGTACTGCCGGTTGACGTTCTGCGCGACCTGGAAAAGGAAGGCAAGATCGGCGAGCTCTACAAATACTTCTACACCACCGTTGGAAACGGAACAGCCGTTGCTTCCTCCAAGGCTTTTGCCGCTGAATTCAGCCAGAAACTGAAAGCAGACGGAGTGGACGCAGTTATCCTGACCAGTACGTGAGGCACCTGTACACGTTGCGGTGCAACAATGGTTAAAGAAATTGAAAGAGCTGGCATCCCGGTCGTTCACATGTGTACGGTCGTTCCGATCTCCCTGACGGTTGGTGCTAACCGGATTATCCCGACGGTTGCGATCCCGCATCCGCTTGGAAACCCGGCCCTGACTCCGGAAGCTGAAAAGGCGCTGCGGCGCAAGCTGGTCGAGAAGGCTCTCAAGGCTCTCGAGACTGAAGTTACCGAGCAGACTGTATTCGAAGACTAA
- the grdC gene encoding glycine/sarcosine/betaine reductase complex component C subunit beta has protein sequence MRPVLKSASYILVHTPDMIVHNGTTVLTEKVTSPDSEFLKTVESRIRSYEDVINYAPNQVYIGNMKPEALRDLAEPWCNTPVEGTREGKYGSIVPQDEFIAMMKVSDAFDLVFLNREFTADVKKKMEQSPLYNATDLADLKDGADQADIDKMVADHGEPLIHEGKVIGVIKRAHDIDSNLTAHIIFENLVVKASGIIAARELFLKSGLNPEDVEYVIECSEEACGDMNQRGGGNFAKAIAEKAGMVNATGSDTRGFCAAPTHSLIHAAALVASGTYTNVLVVAGGATAKLGMNAKDHVKKGLPVLEDVLGGFAVLVSQDDGVSPVVNLTATGRHTVGTGSSPQAVITSLVTNALDKAGLKITDIDKYSAEMQNPDITKPAGAGDVPTANYKMIGALGVKRGEMEKSFLNDFIVKHGVPGFAPTQGHIPSGVPIIGYAIDELKEGNLNKVMVIGKGSLFLGRMTNLFDGVSFIMEKNEGAAPAETGSSMDESKVKSLIADAMRKLAESLSEEV, from the coding sequence ATGAGACCTGTATTGAAAAGCGCAAGCTATATCCTTGTCCATACACCTGATATGATCGTGCACAACGGCACGACGGTTCTGACCGAAAAAGTTACAAGCCCTGATTCCGAATTCCTCAAAACCGTGGAATCCAGAATCAGATCCTATGAAGATGTAATCAACTATGCCCCCAACCAGGTATACATCGGGAACATGAAGCCGGAGGCACTGCGCGACCTGGCAGAACCCTGGTGCAACACTCCGGTGGAAGGTACAAGAGAAGGAAAATACGGTTCGATTGTTCCTCAGGATGAATTCATCGCCATGATGAAAGTATCCGATGCATTTGACCTGGTATTCCTCAACAGGGAATTCACGGCTGATGTGAAGAAAAAAATGGAACAAAGCCCATTATATAATGCAACTGACCTGGCTGACCTGAAGGACGGCGCAGATCAGGCCGACATCGACAAGATGGTTGCCGACCACGGCGAACCGCTGATCCATGAAGGCAAAGTCATTGGTGTCATCAAGCGTGCACACGACATTGACAGCAACCTGACTGCACATATCATTTTTGAGAACCTCGTCGTGAAGGCTTCCGGAATCATCGCTGCCCGCGAGCTGTTCCTCAAGAGCGGCCTGAATCCTGAAGACGTAGAATATGTCATCGAGTGCTCCGAAGAAGCCTGCGGCGACATGAACCAGAGAGGCGGCGGCAACTTCGCCAAAGCCATCGCTGAAAAAGCCGGAATGGTCAACGCCACCGGATCCGACACCAGAGGATTCTGTGCAGCTCCGACTCATTCCCTGATCCACGCTGCCGCCCTGGTTGCTTCCGGAACCTACACCAACGTTCTCGTTGTTGCCGGCGGAGCTACCGCAAAGCTTGGAATGAATGCCAAGGATCATGTCAAGAAGGGTCTCCCGGTTCTGGAAGACGTTCTCGGCGGATTCGCCGTTCTGGTCAGCCAGGATGACGGAGTTTCCCCCGTTGTCAACCTGACCGCTACCGGACGCCACACCGTAGGCACCGGATCCTCCCCCCAGGCTGTTATTACCTCCCTGGTAACCAACGCTCTGGATAAGGCTGGTCTGAAGATCACCGACATCGACAAGTATTCCGCAGAAATGCAGAATCCGGATATCACCAAGCCGGCCGGCGCTGGAGATGTTCCGACCGCCAACTACAAAATGATCGGAGCCCTTGGCGTAAAGCGCGGCGAGATGGAGAAATCCTTCCTCAATGACTTTATCGTGAAGCATGGTGTTCCCGGTTTTGCACCGACTCAGGGACACATTCCGTCCGGTGTGCCGATCATTGGATACGCCATCGACGAACTGAAAGAAGGCAACCTGAACAAGGTAATGGTTATTGGTAAGGGATCTCTGTTCCTCGGCCGCATGACCAACCTGTTTGATGGTGTTTCCTTCATCATGGAAAAGAATGAAGGGGCAGCTCCTGCCGAAACCGGATCCTCCATGGATGAATCCAAGGTCAAGAGCCTCATTGCAGACGCCATGAGAAAGCTGGCAGAAAGCCTGTCCGAAGAGGTTTAA
- the grdD gene encoding glycine/sarcosine/betaine reductase complex component C subunit alpha: protein MDERKLISKTFLEIADALEKGKSLGGHRIGLTTLGSEHGEKALLQGALLAKKQFPQIDVVLIGPKNDTGLETLEANNEDEQYKVMEEALDSKNIEACVTMHYNFPIGVSTVGKVVAPANGREVYIATTTGTSSAHRVEGMVKNAIYGIIAAKAAGVEKPKVGILNVDGARAVEIVLKNLKAKGYDIEFGESERADGGAVLRGNDLLMGAVDVVVTDTLTGNLLIKLFSSFTSGGKYETTGSAYGPGIGEGYDRNVLILSRASGTPVIANAIKYGYDVVHGGINKLAEAEFKKLNAMNWLSLVKKDDKKAEKKEAAEIKAPNKVPVTGSISGIDIMELEDAVKVVWAGGIYAESGMGCTGPVLLVPEDKVAESTGLLAKAGFLAAESSIC from the coding sequence ATGGATGAGAGAAAATTAATCTCCAAGACGTTCCTTGAAATAGCGGACGCCCTGGAAAAAGGCAAGAGTCTGGGAGGTCACCGGATCGGTCTGACCACCTTAGGTTCTGAGCACGGCGAGAAGGCTCTGCTTCAGGGCGCTCTCCTGGCGAAGAAGCAGTTCCCGCAGATCGATGTGGTTCTGATCGGACCCAAGAATGATACCGGGCTGGAAACACTGGAAGCCAACAACGAAGATGAGCAGTACAAAGTCATGGAAGAGGCGCTGGACTCCAAGAACATCGAAGCCTGCGTCACCATGCACTACAACTTCCCCATCGGTGTTTCCACCGTTGGAAAAGTCGTAGCACCTGCCAACGGACGTGAAGTCTATATCGCAACCACGACCGGAACCTCCTCTGCCCACCGGGTAGAAGGCATGGTCAAGAACGCCATCTATGGCATCATCGCAGCCAAGGCTGCCGGCGTAGAGAAGCCAAAAGTTGGTATTCTCAACGTGGATGGTGCCAGAGCGGTGGAAATCGTTCTGAAAAACCTCAAAGCCAAGGGCTATGACATTGAGTTCGGTGAATCCGAGCGCGCCGACGGCGGAGCCGTTCTGCGGGGCAATGACCTGCTGATGGGCGCGGTTGATGTTGTCGTAACCGATACCCTGACCGGCAATCTGCTGATCAAGTTGTTCTCTTCCTTCACCTCCGGTGGAAAATACGAGACAACCGGTTCAGCCTATGGCCCGGGAATCGGCGAAGGCTACGACCGCAATGTCCTGATTCTGTCCAGAGCATCCGGTACCCCGGTAATCGCCAATGCCATCAAGTATGGCTATGATGTGGTTCACGGCGGCATCAACAAGCTCGCTGAGGCAGAATTCAAGAAGCTCAACGCCATGAACTGGCTGAGCCTGGTTAAGAAGGATGACAAGAAAGCGGAGAAGAAGGAAGCTGCTGAAATCAAGGCGCCCAATAAAGTGCCGGTAACCGGAAGCATCTCCGGCATCGACATTATGGAACTTGAAGACGCAGTGAAGGTTGTCTGGGCCGGCGGCATCTATGCCGAATCCGGAATGGGCTGCACCGGACCTGTTCTGCTGGTTCCTGAAGATAAAGTGGCTGAATCCACCGGACTTCTGGCGAAAGCCGGATTCCTGGCAGCCGAGTCTTCCATCTGTTAA
- a CDS encoding polysaccharide deacetylase family protein, producing MRKRAYQMTGLISLGLSAMILAGCNINLPTSRPAETQPGVTTGGSASTTAATKPGTKSSQTLPETSPVTTAIETQPTTVPVTIPATIPATKPATKPVTKPATKPATKPVTKPATKPATTTSTKTTTSGSTGAYADISNKRYEWSYGYPTSWVTDFSGHWNYSSGKLYLTMDLGYEMGYTNVILDTLRDKGVKVTFFVTTEYIKENPGKVRRMLDEGHKVGNHSTKHINMVKLAETSEDPLVENTEKWEAAYQEATGRTSHLYRAPEGVFSKRGMAILEDMGYDIIFWGAAYADYDENNQPSIETAKEKLYKFISSGDVVLLHPFKTNSELLPEFIDDMRGRGYDFSLVP from the coding sequence ATGAGAAAACGAGCTTATCAAATGACTGGTCTGATTTCCCTTGGCCTGAGTGCTATGATTCTGGCCGGATGCAATATAAATCTGCCAACCAGCCGGCCGGCAGAAACACAGCCCGGAGTTACTACCGGAGGATCCGCTTCCACCACAGCTGCCACCAAGCCTGGTACAAAGTCCAGCCAGACCCTCCCGGAAACTTCGCCGGTGACCACGGCTATCGAAACACAGCCGACGACAGTACCTGTCACAATACCTGCGACAATCCCGGCGACCAAGCCTGCCACCAAGCCGGTCACCAAGCCGGCCACCAAACCGGCGACCAAGCCGGTCACCAAGCCTGCGACCAAACCCGCCACCACGACATCAACGAAAACCACGACTTCCGGATCCACCGGAGCGTATGCCGATATTTCCAATAAACGATATGAGTGGAGCTACGGCTATCCCACCAGCTGGGTGACAGACTTTTCCGGACACTGGAATTACAGTTCCGGCAAACTCTATCTGACCATGGATCTGGGATACGAGATGGGCTATACCAATGTCATACTGGATACCCTGCGGGATAAGGGTGTCAAAGTAACCTTCTTCGTCACGACGGAGTATATCAAAGAAAATCCCGGAAAAGTCCGGCGGATGCTTGATGAAGGCCATAAAGTCGGCAATCATTCCACCAAGCACATCAACATGGTGAAGTTAGCGGAAACCAGTGAGGACCCACTGGTCGAGAATACGGAAAAGTGGGAGGCTGCCTATCAGGAAGCCACCGGTCGCACCAGTCATCTCTACCGCGCGCCGGAGGGCGTATTCAGCAAGCGCGGAATGGCCATTCTGGAAGATATGGGCTATGACATTATCTTCTGGGGAGCGGCCTATGCCGATTACGATGAAAACAACCAGCCCAGTATCGAGACCGCAAAGGAAAAGCTCTATAAATTCATCAGCTCTGGCGACGTCGTTCTGCTTCACCCATTCAAGACGAATTCAGAGCTTCTGCCGGAGTTCATCGATGACATGCGGGGGAGGGGCTATGATTTCTCCCTGGTCCCCTAA